In one Umezawaea sp. Da 62-37 genomic region, the following are encoded:
- a CDS encoding type II CAAX endopeptidase family protein, giving the protein MERTNGPDGAGLPVELSDGRRRLRAFRVPVLLVVLFAAMLVVVGIDTLVAPVPLLALPVGIGLAVAGVAFYRWLSRTVEVRDGVPEVAGEHRWSGLGRGALLGFTLFCAVMTVILVFGGWDDLSWGSIGGFLGTAGMMFSVAIMEELLFRGVLFRVLEERTGTVISLVLSSLLFGATHLVNVNATAWGALSIGLTGGLMLASAYVVTRSLWFPIGLHFAWNFTHAGLFGIIVSGSDEAPHGLLKATLSGPSALTGGTFGPEASLVALLVCAVPTVLLLRRAARTGRILPRPRR; this is encoded by the coding sequence ATGGAACGCACCAACGGGCCGGACGGCGCCGGTTTACCCGTCGAGCTTTCCGACGGCAGGCGCAGGCTGCGCGCGTTCAGGGTTCCCGTTCTCCTGGTGGTGCTGTTCGCCGCGATGCTGGTTGTCGTCGGGATCGACACCCTCGTGGCGCCGGTTCCGCTGCTCGCACTGCCGGTGGGGATCGGCTTGGCCGTCGCCGGGGTGGCCTTCTACCGGTGGCTGTCCCGGACGGTGGAGGTGCGCGACGGTGTTCCCGAAGTCGCCGGGGAGCACCGGTGGTCAGGGCTTGGGCGGGGCGCGCTGCTCGGGTTCACCCTGTTCTGCGCGGTGATGACGGTGATCCTGGTGTTCGGCGGGTGGGACGATCTGTCGTGGGGGTCGATCGGCGGGTTTCTGGGCACCGCCGGGATGATGTTCAGCGTCGCCATCATGGAGGAGTTGCTGTTCCGCGGGGTGCTCTTCCGCGTCCTGGAGGAGCGGACCGGCACGGTGATCTCCCTGGTGCTCTCCTCACTGCTGTTCGGCGCAACGCATCTGGTCAACGTCAACGCGACCGCGTGGGGTGCGTTGTCGATCGGCCTGACCGGCGGCCTCATGCTGGCCTCCGCCTACGTGGTGACCCGGTCGCTGTGGTTCCCGATCGGCCTGCACTTCGCCTGGAACTTCACCCACGCGGGCCTGTTCGGCATCATCGTGTCCGGTTCCGACGAAGCACCCCACGGCCTGCTGAAGGCCACCCTGTCCGGTCCGTCGGCACTGACCGGTGGCACCTTCGGCCCGGAGGCCAGTCTGGTCGCCCTGCTGGTCTGCGCCGTGCCCACGGTCCTGCTGCTGCGCCGGGCCGCTCGCACCGGTCGGATCCTGCCCCGCCCGCGCCGCTGA
- a CDS encoding TetR/AcrR family transcriptional regulator, translating into MAETRKPPREQYREQVREEAKRLAWEQIATAGASALSVNAIAKRMAMSGPALYRYFTNRDELITDLIRDAFRNLAEAFRRAVTAGADLHALAHVLRDWALEDPHRYLLVYGTPVPGYRAPDDVTAAASEIMAALLDACTALEVDTDTVFTEHLRHHRQWMGGHPASPAVVHLALSFWTALHGVLSLELAGHFAGMGFDPAVLFTAELDRLLGGR; encoded by the coding sequence ATGGCGGAAACCCGCAAACCACCTCGCGAGCAGTACCGCGAACAGGTGCGCGAAGAAGCCAAACGACTGGCGTGGGAACAGATCGCCACGGCCGGAGCGTCGGCGCTGTCGGTCAACGCGATCGCCAAGCGGATGGCCATGAGCGGCCCGGCGCTCTACCGGTACTTCACCAATCGCGACGAACTCATCACCGATCTCATCCGCGACGCCTTCCGAAACCTGGCCGAAGCGTTTCGCCGGGCCGTGACCGCGGGTGCCGACCTGCACGCACTCGCCCACGTGCTACGCGACTGGGCGCTGGAGGACCCCCACCGCTACCTGCTCGTCTACGGCACGCCAGTGCCCGGATATCGCGCGCCCGACGATGTGACAGCGGCTGCCTCGGAGATCATGGCGGCCCTGCTCGACGCCTGCACGGCGCTGGAGGTGGACACGGACACGGTGTTCACCGAGCATCTCCGGCACCACCGCCAGTGGATGGGAGGGCATCCCGCCTCGCCCGCGGTGGTGCACTTGGCGCTGAGCTTCTGGACGGCGTTGCACGGCGTGCTGTCGCTGGAACTGGCTGGTCACTTCGCGGGAATGGGCTTCGATCCCGCTGTGCTGTTCACGGCGGAACTGGATCGCCTGCTGGGCGGGCGATGA
- a CDS encoding ester cyclase: MTIESTRAHRSTRLVIPAVITALALAATATQAAPAATAHRSEADSDQRTAAHDPRSMFTTWVAVWNGDTAKASGIISPDFQVHAALLDGTDGSSIRGVEGLVGLVDQIRSVFTDLRFDLEVGPLVDGRHVSARWIATGTYAGGFPGAKAAPGTVITYAGTDTLRVEHGKFVEYWFNADTLSLLRQLQAI, from the coding sequence GTGACGATCGAATCCACCCGCGCTCACCGCTCCACCCGACTGGTGATCCCCGCGGTGATCACCGCCCTCGCCCTCGCGGCCACCGCCACCCAAGCCGCGCCCGCCGCCACCGCCCACCGGTCGGAGGCCGACTCCGACCAGCGGACCGCCGCCCACGACCCGAGGTCGATGTTCACCACCTGGGTCGCGGTGTGGAACGGCGACACCGCCAAGGCGTCAGGCATCATCTCGCCCGACTTCCAGGTCCACGCCGCACTGCTCGACGGCACCGACGGCAGTTCCATCCGCGGCGTCGAGGGCTTGGTGGGCCTGGTCGACCAGATCAGGTCGGTGTTCACCGACCTGCGGTTCGACCTGGAGGTCGGCCCGCTGGTCGACGGCCGCCACGTGTCCGCGCGCTGGATCGCCACCGGCACCTACGCGGGCGGCTTCCCCGGAGCCAAGGCGGCGCCCGGCACCGTGATCACCTACGCCGGCACCGACACCCTGCGCGTGGAGCACGGCAAGTTCGTCGAGTACTGGTTCAACGCCGACACCCTGAGCCTGCTGCGGCAACTCCAGGCCATCTGA
- a CDS encoding TetR/AcrR family transcriptional regulator C-terminal domain-containing protein: protein MLLRKANVLDGALALLEAEGLDGFTTRKLGAALGVRASALYRHYPDKRALLDAMADRILEEVSVDLPDGSWDERGTVLAGRLRQALLSHRDGARVVAGAYSAEPNTVQFGNTAVEILRSAGLPPEQAGWATTAVSHYVLGHTIEEQSRADLAARGTWTGKMDAFNDLEDQVAATAFDADPAERFAYGLRLILNGIRHELAQVRTASSAGS, encoded by the coding sequence ATGCTGTTGCGCAAGGCCAACGTCCTGGACGGAGCGCTCGCGCTCCTCGAGGCCGAAGGTCTCGACGGGTTCACGACGCGCAAACTCGGCGCCGCCCTGGGTGTACGTGCCAGCGCGTTGTACCGGCACTACCCCGACAAGCGAGCCCTGCTCGACGCCATGGCCGACCGCATCCTCGAAGAGGTCAGCGTCGACCTGCCCGACGGTTCCTGGGACGAGCGGGGAACAGTGCTCGCCGGTCGGCTGCGTCAAGCGCTCCTGTCCCATCGCGACGGCGCCAGGGTGGTGGCGGGCGCGTACTCGGCCGAGCCCAACACGGTCCAGTTCGGCAACACCGCCGTCGAGATCCTCCGGTCGGCAGGACTCCCACCGGAGCAGGCGGGCTGGGCCACCACCGCCGTCAGCCACTACGTCCTGGGTCATACCATCGAGGAACAATCACGTGCCGACCTGGCCGCGCGGGGCACCTGGACCGGGAAGATGGACGCTTTCAACGACCTGGAGGACCAGGTTGCCGCCACGGCTTTCGACGCCGACCCCGCCGAGCGGTTCGCCTACGGCCTTCGGCTGATCCTCAACGGCATCCGTCACGAACTGGCCCAGGTCCGAACCGCCTCGTCAGCGGGATCCTGA
- a CDS encoding SIP domain-containing protein: MAYRKGASARSSPALPAALRALPLPVEPGIAHVAGEARTYQQVRVHLLHDCTWPRKNVLLQAFWTAPR; the protein is encoded by the coding sequence TTGGCTTACCGCAAAGGGGCCAGCGCGCGATCGTCGCCGGCGCTGCCGGCCGCTCTACGCGCGCTGCCACTACCGGTCGAGCCCGGTATCGCCCACGTGGCAGGCGAAGCCCGCACGTACCAGCAGGTCCGGGTTCATCTGCTCCACGACTGCACCTGGCCCCGCAAGAACGTTCTCCTCCAGGCGTTCTGGACCGCTCCCCGCTGA
- a CDS encoding FAD-dependent monooxygenase: MRVLVTGGGPTGLTLAIDLARRGVQVRVIDKATAFFHGSRGDSIQPRTLEVFDDLGVLDAVLDTGSLPPAFRVHLDGHFAQERRMSEVHPPRPDRPHPNAWMLGQSQIEGILRNRLLEWGVQVELATELVELDQDENGVTATFSTGEIARFDHLVGADGGASFVRKALGVAFPGTTDESFRMMIGDVTAPDLDRASSYWFAAADNPVVGVAMTPLPGTTMFQFNTRLDEGGDASLPSMQAALDRFSAGVRLTGHQWSTVWRPNIRLAERYRVGRVFLAGDAAHVHPPTGGQGMNTGVQDAYNLGWKLASSTALDSYETERRAVAARALDVTSDLLNRYAEGREDAHERGEDHFGFTITYRAPDATGALVTGDRAPDAPVLDANGKRVTLFDLFRGPHFTSLTFGAPVQEDEHAFAVLRPGDEPRGGTRHVVDTDGHAFTAYSASPGERFLIRPDGHLG; this comes from the coding sequence ATGCGCGTGCTCGTCACCGGTGGCGGACCCACCGGACTGACCCTGGCGATCGACCTCGCCCGACGCGGGGTGCAAGTGCGGGTCATCGACAAGGCCACCGCGTTCTTCCACGGCTCACGAGGCGATTCGATCCAGCCCCGCACACTGGAGGTCTTCGACGACCTCGGCGTACTGGACGCCGTCCTGGACACCGGCTCGCTGCCGCCCGCGTTCCGCGTGCACCTCGACGGCCACTTCGCGCAGGAGCGGCGCATGTCCGAGGTGCACCCGCCCAGGCCGGACCGGCCCCACCCCAACGCATGGATGCTCGGCCAGTCCCAGATCGAGGGAATCCTCCGGAACCGGTTGCTCGAGTGGGGCGTGCAGGTCGAACTCGCGACCGAACTGGTCGAACTCGACCAGGACGAGAACGGGGTGACCGCGACGTTCTCCACCGGAGAGATCGCCCGGTTCGACCACCTCGTCGGGGCCGACGGCGGGGCCAGCTTCGTGCGCAAAGCGCTCGGCGTGGCCTTCCCCGGCACGACCGACGAGTCCTTCCGGATGATGATCGGTGACGTCACCGCCCCCGACCTCGACCGGGCGTCGAGCTACTGGTTCGCCGCGGCGGACAACCCCGTGGTGGGCGTGGCGATGACTCCCCTACCGGGCACCACGATGTTCCAGTTCAACACGCGACTCGACGAAGGCGGTGACGCTTCCCTCCCGTCGATGCAAGCGGCGTTGGACCGGTTCTCGGCAGGAGTCCGACTGACCGGCCACCAGTGGTCGACGGTGTGGCGACCGAACATCAGGCTCGCCGAGCGGTACCGGGTGGGACGGGTCTTCCTCGCGGGCGACGCCGCGCACGTGCACCCGCCCACCGGTGGACAGGGCATGAACACCGGCGTGCAGGACGCCTACAACCTGGGCTGGAAACTCGCCTCGTCAACAGCGCTCGACAGCTACGAGACCGAACGCCGGGCCGTCGCCGCGCGGGCGCTCGACGTCACCTCCGACCTGCTCAACCGGTACGCCGAAGGACGAGAGGACGCGCACGAGCGCGGTGAGGACCACTTCGGCTTCACCATCACCTACCGCGCACCGGACGCCACCGGTGCCCTGGTCACGGGTGACCGCGCTCCGGACGCACCGGTCCTGGACGCCAACGGCAAACGCGTCACACTGTTCGACCTCTTCCGCGGCCCGCACTTCACCAGCCTCACCTTCGGTGCACCCGTCCAGGAGGACGAACACGCCTTCGCCGTGCTACGTCCCGGCGACGAGCCACGAGGCGGTACCCGGCACGTCGTGGACACCGACGGTCACGCGTTCACGGCGTACTCGGCGTCCCCCGGCGAACGCTTCCTGATCCGGCCGGACGGCCACCTGGGCTGA
- a CDS encoding response regulator transcription factor, with amino-acid sequence MIRVVVVDDQAVVRAGFRTILESEPDIQVVGEAADGADAVSVARRCRPDVVLMDVRMPRVDGITATARLAGPAVVDPLTVLVVTTFDLDQYVFAALRSGASGFMLKDVEPEELVTAVRVVAAGEGLVAPGAMRRLIVEFARVGWPRATGPLPDLTARERETWLLVTRGLSNVEIAAELMVSPSTVKTHVGNLLAKLGCRDRVQAVVLAYERGVVRPGLP; translated from the coding sequence ATGATCCGGGTGGTCGTGGTCGACGACCAAGCCGTGGTGCGGGCGGGGTTCCGCACGATCTTGGAATCCGAGCCGGACATCCAGGTGGTCGGCGAGGCGGCGGACGGCGCCGACGCGGTGTCGGTGGCTCGCCGCTGCCGCCCGGACGTGGTGCTCATGGACGTGCGGATGCCGCGGGTGGACGGGATCACCGCCACCGCTCGGCTGGCGGGGCCAGCCGTCGTCGATCCGCTGACGGTGCTGGTGGTGACCACGTTCGACCTCGACCAGTACGTGTTCGCCGCGCTGCGGTCGGGCGCGAGCGGGTTCATGCTCAAGGACGTCGAGCCCGAGGAGCTGGTCACCGCGGTGCGGGTGGTAGCGGCGGGCGAGGGGCTGGTGGCGCCTGGTGCGATGCGGCGGCTGATCGTCGAGTTCGCCCGCGTGGGCTGGCCCCGCGCCACCGGTCCGCTGCCGGATCTCACCGCGCGGGAGCGGGAGACGTGGCTGCTGGTGACCCGTGGGCTGTCCAACGTCGAGATCGCCGCCGAGTTGATGGTCAGCCCATCGACGGTCAAGACCCATGTCGGCAACCTGCTGGCGAAGCTTGGCTGCCGCGACCGCGTGCAGGCGGTCGTACTGGCCTACGAACGCGGAGTGGTGCGGCCGGGCTTGCCTTGA
- a CDS encoding histidine kinase: protein MTRSWRAALARLGGRTATRRDTIVAVALAVLGLLRLPLALLLNDGVFPQAGWVIACATAASTADISILALRRKAPRTALALATAVVLAATALPAALLPTGIGVLVCAYTVATLLPRRSAVLALAGCAAGHAAGGALSAGLGANVTSVVTFWANDGTDLLDLVQASVATFAIPGLIGLYVRANRAYTAELAARVRHLEVERELRAEAAAAEERARIARELHDIAAHDLSAIVVQAGAADRLVERDPAAAREVMLAIRAQGRRTLTALRGLVGVMRAPEDGSAPALSGVPDLVAAAVDTGMDVSLAVHGDDRALDAATDLAAYRLVQEALTNARQHAGGAPVEVVVDYLPAELEVLVRNGPGRHGTEPRSGHGVLGMGERVRLTGGVLAVGPTSGGGWLVEARFPRTRER, encoded by the coding sequence GTGACGCGATCGTGGCGGGCGGCACTGGCCCGGCTGGGCGGGCGCACGGCGACCCGACGGGACACCATCGTGGCAGTAGCGCTGGCTGTGCTCGGCCTGTTGCGGTTGCCGTTGGCGCTGCTGCTCAACGACGGGGTGTTCCCGCAAGCCGGATGGGTGATCGCCTGCGCGACGGCCGCGTCCACCGCGGACATCTCCATCCTCGCCCTGCGCCGCAAGGCCCCCCGGACCGCACTCGCGCTGGCGACCGCAGTCGTGCTGGCCGCGACCGCGCTGCCCGCCGCGCTCCTGCCCACCGGTATCGGGGTGCTGGTCTGCGCCTACACCGTCGCCACGCTCCTGCCTCGCCGGTCCGCGGTACTCGCGCTCGCCGGTTGTGCCGCCGGGCACGCGGCGGGCGGCGCGTTGTCGGCCGGGCTGGGTGCCAACGTCACCTCCGTGGTCACGTTCTGGGCCAACGACGGCACGGATCTCCTCGACCTTGTGCAGGCGTCCGTCGCCACCTTCGCCATCCCCGGTCTGATCGGCCTCTACGTGCGCGCCAACCGCGCCTACACAGCCGAGCTGGCCGCCAGGGTGCGGCACCTGGAGGTGGAGCGCGAACTGCGGGCCGAGGCCGCGGCGGCCGAGGAGCGCGCCCGGATCGCACGAGAACTGCACGACATCGCCGCGCATGACCTGTCCGCGATCGTCGTGCAGGCGGGCGCGGCCGACCGGCTGGTCGAGCGAGATCCGGCGGCCGCGCGGGAGGTGATGCTCGCCATCCGCGCGCAGGGCCGCCGGACGCTCACCGCGCTGCGCGGACTGGTCGGCGTCATGCGGGCCCCAGAGGATGGATCCGCGCCTGCGCTGTCCGGCGTGCCGGACCTGGTGGCGGCCGCCGTCGACACGGGCATGGACGTCTCACTGGCCGTGCACGGCGACGACCGGGCGCTCGACGCGGCCACCGACCTGGCCGCCTACCGGCTGGTGCAGGAAGCGCTGACCAACGCCCGGCAGCACGCGGGCGGCGCCCCGGTCGAGGTGGTGGTCGACTACCTCCCCGCGGAACTGGAGGTCCTGGTGCGCAACGGTCCGGGGCGGCACGGAACCGAGCCGCGGAGCGGCCACGGCGTGCTCGGCATGGGCGAACGGGTGCGGCTCACCGGTGGGGTGCTCGCCGTCGGCCCCACCTCCGGCGGCGGCTGGTTGGTGGAGGCCCGGTTTCCGAGGACGAGGGAGCGGTGA
- a CDS encoding DUF418 domain-containing protein, producing MAATTEPAPTRVRVEALDALRGFALCGIIFVNIPQTMGMAATLASVPEGLRLLVFGKFYPIFYLLFGLGFGLFLRSAVRRSASPRVPVVRRLLALSVFGALHHLLQPGEVLLPFAVTGLVVLLPLSYAPARVSLAVGSVLTVGGVLIGVGGFGVLPGLFALGFALAQAGFAESLEHRVKGVAVAAVVLVLLAVLAYLVAVGVQGELAGRWFGLLYSMFGAGAYAAVFLVALRTPVGPVLAQVFAPLGRMALTNYLTATVLFVVLGSAVGLRGSAEWTTAALLGAGILAMQALWSRWWLHRFDYGPMEWLWRTITYWRRIPLCRETTA from the coding sequence ATGGCGGCGACCACAGAACCTGCACCGACCCGAGTCCGCGTCGAGGCGCTGGACGCACTGCGCGGATTCGCGTTGTGCGGCATCATCTTCGTCAACATTCCGCAGACCATGGGCATGGCCGCGACCCTGGCCTCCGTACCGGAAGGCCTGCGACTGCTCGTCTTCGGCAAGTTCTACCCGATCTTCTACCTCCTGTTCGGACTGGGCTTCGGGCTGTTCCTGCGGTCGGCGGTCCGCCGTTCGGCTTCGCCGAGGGTGCCGGTGGTGCGCAGGCTGCTGGCGCTGTCCGTGTTCGGCGCGCTGCACCACCTGCTCCAGCCGGGTGAGGTGCTGCTCCCGTTCGCGGTGACCGGCCTGGTGGTGCTGCTGCCCCTGAGCTACGCCCCAGCGCGGGTGAGCCTCGCGGTGGGATCGGTGCTCACGGTGGGCGGCGTGCTGATCGGGGTCGGCGGATTCGGGGTGCTGCCCGGGTTGTTCGCACTCGGCTTCGCCCTGGCGCAGGCAGGGTTCGCCGAGTCCCTGGAGCACCGGGTCAAGGGGGTCGCGGTCGCGGCGGTCGTGCTGGTGCTGCTCGCCGTCCTGGCGTACCTGGTCGCAGTCGGTGTGCAGGGCGAGCTGGCCGGTCGCTGGTTCGGTCTGCTGTACTCGATGTTCGGCGCGGGCGCTTACGCCGCCGTGTTCCTGGTGGCGCTGCGCACCCCTGTGGGACCGGTCCTGGCACAGGTGTTCGCGCCACTGGGTCGGATGGCGCTGACGAACTACCTCACCGCCACGGTGCTGTTCGTGGTGCTGGGTTCGGCGGTGGGGCTGCGCGGTTCGGCCGAGTGGACCACCGCGGCTCTGCTCGGCGCCGGAATCCTCGCCATGCAGGCGTTGTGGAGCCGCTGGTGGCTGCACCGGTTCGACTATGGTCCGATGGAATGGTTGTGGCGCACGATCACCTACTGGCGGCGGATCCCGTTGTGCCGCGAAACCACCGCTTGA
- a CDS encoding substrate-binding domain-containing protein, whose translation MRSGSLALIAACTGLALAVTACSADGPVDGNSPTASPAVGTKVGVILPETTSSPRWEGFDKPLLAAALKAEGLDADIQNAQGDNQKFSTLADGMINDGVKVLIIASTDSSVGAAVASKANAQGIPVIDYDRLNLGGSSEYYVSFDNVKVGELQGTALSAALKDKKGAEVIQIEGAPTDNNATQFTEGQEEVLEPLYASGDLKLVQSQPIEKWDPVIGGTVFEQILTRNAQKVDGVIAANDTLAGAVITVLKKFGLNGKVPVTGQDATPEGLQAVLRGDQYMTVFKPVKEEAATTAKLAALLVKGDTAGADRIATAVSKDTTGNRDVKSVLLDAQLITKDKVKTVVDAQAVTASEVCVPELAAICTELGIK comes from the coding sequence ATGCGTAGTGGAAGCCTCGCCCTCATTGCTGCGTGCACCGGCCTCGCCTTGGCCGTGACAGCGTGCAGCGCCGACGGTCCGGTCGACGGCAACAGTCCGACCGCCAGCCCGGCAGTCGGCACGAAGGTCGGTGTGATCCTCCCGGAGACCACCTCCTCCCCCCGCTGGGAAGGTTTCGACAAGCCCCTGCTCGCGGCCGCGCTCAAGGCCGAAGGTCTGGACGCGGACATCCAGAACGCCCAAGGCGACAACCAGAAGTTCAGCACCCTGGCGGACGGAATGATCAACGACGGCGTCAAGGTCCTGATCATCGCTTCGACCGATTCCTCGGTGGGTGCCGCGGTGGCCTCCAAGGCCAACGCACAGGGCATCCCGGTCATCGATTACGACCGCCTCAACCTGGGCGGTTCGTCGGAGTACTACGTCTCCTTCGACAACGTGAAAGTCGGCGAACTCCAGGGCACGGCCCTGTCCGCCGCGCTGAAGGACAAGAAGGGAGCGGAGGTCATCCAGATCGAGGGTGCCCCGACCGACAACAACGCCACGCAATTCACCGAGGGCCAGGAGGAGGTCCTCGAACCGCTCTACGCCTCCGGTGACCTGAAGCTGGTCCAGTCCCAGCCGATCGAGAAGTGGGACCCGGTCATCGGTGGCACCGTCTTCGAGCAGATCCTGACCCGCAACGCCCAGAAGGTGGACGGCGTCATCGCCGCGAACGACACCCTCGCGGGCGCGGTCATCACCGTGCTCAAGAAGTTCGGGCTGAACGGCAAGGTGCCGGTCACCGGCCAGGACGCCACTCCGGAAGGCCTCCAGGCCGTACTCCGCGGCGACCAGTACATGACCGTCTTCAAGCCGGTCAAGGAAGAGGCCGCGACGACCGCGAAGCTGGCCGCTCTCCTGGTCAAGGGCGACACCGCGGGCGCCGACAGGATCGCCACCGCCGTCAGCAAGGACACCACGGGCAACCGCGACGTCAAATCGGTCCTTCTCGACGCCCAGCTGATCACCAAGGACAAGGTCAAGACCGTCGTCGACGCGCAAGCCGTCACAGCCTCCGAGGTCTGCGTTCCGGAACTCGCCGCGATCTGCACAGAACTCGGCATCAAGTAA
- a CDS encoding winged helix-turn-helix domain-containing protein, with amino-acid sequence MPWRPSSPPPVHRTRGPSCRLDDTRLDRLAQALEQGPAAHGFAEDQRWTLARVSDLIARMFHTRYTLRGVSYLLHRKGSPADPHAPGGRTRRGRRQHLAAGGVASGKR; translated from the coding sequence GTGCCATGGCGACCAAGTAGTCCGCCGCCCGTTCACCGCACACGCGGTCCGTCCTGTCGCCTGGACGACACCCGCCTGGACCGGTTGGCCCAAGCGCTGGAGCAAGGACCCGCCGCGCACGGCTTCGCCGAGGACCAACGCTGGACCCTGGCACGGGTCTCCGACCTGATCGCCCGGATGTTCCACACCCGCTACACCCTGCGCGGAGTGTCGTACCTGTTGCATCGCAAGGGTTCCCCCGCAGATCCCCACGCACCGGGTGGTCGAACGCGACGAGGACGCCGTCAGCACCTGGCGGCGGGAGGTGTGGCCAGCGGGAAACGTTAG
- a CDS encoding glycosyltransferase 87 family protein: protein MTDSQEPPVGRGTCLSRAVGHSRHLVTAGWGAAATVALCLAVFSHGTGPVDLQVYRVGGQAWLEGVRLYAPDFPAPLSGPPLPFTYPPLAAVLFSLLTTVPWTLAVLLWTAAGIAALTWACLLVAWSALPAPAASPVGLGVAGASCLLLEPVRSTFDFGQVNLVLLALVVADCLVVRPRWSRGALVGLAAAIKLTPLVLLLYFLVRRDRRAAATAAVSFVVFGLIGYSAAPADSVQYWLHTIHDTSRVGGLSLASNQSARGLLSRFGVDERVELLLWGSVVLLVIFLVVRGARNAFAMGQDALAMLVVTTAALLLSPVSWSHHWVWAAPGVVLALAILRGLLRVATTGALVVVFGIGPHSLLPATGNRELQWSWWQHLVGNSYLWAALAFLAVMAFATGSTRQVPAARRAGGAMATK from the coding sequence ATGACCGACTCGCAAGAACCGCCGGTCGGGCGCGGAACGTGCCTGTCGCGGGCTGTCGGGCACAGCAGGCACCTCGTCACGGCGGGCTGGGGAGCCGCCGCCACGGTCGCGCTGTGCCTCGCCGTCTTCAGCCATGGGACCGGGCCGGTGGACCTCCAGGTCTACCGGGTCGGCGGCCAGGCTTGGCTGGAAGGGGTCCGGCTCTACGCGCCCGATTTCCCCGCGCCGCTGAGCGGTCCGCCGCTCCCCTTCACCTATCCGCCGCTGGCCGCGGTGCTGTTCAGCCTGCTCACCACCGTGCCGTGGACGCTCGCCGTGCTGCTGTGGACCGCGGCGGGCATCGCCGCGCTGACCTGGGCGTGCCTCCTGGTCGCGTGGAGCGCGCTCCCCGCACCGGCCGCGTCGCCCGTCGGGCTCGGGGTGGCCGGCGCCTCCTGCCTGCTGCTGGAACCCGTGCGGTCCACGTTCGACTTCGGACAGGTCAACCTGGTCCTGCTGGCCCTCGTCGTCGCCGATTGCCTCGTCGTCCGTCCACGGTGGTCGCGGGGCGCACTGGTCGGCCTGGCCGCCGCCATCAAGCTGACCCCGCTGGTCCTGCTGCTGTACTTCCTGGTGCGTCGCGATCGGCGCGCCGCGGCCACGGCGGCGGTCTCGTTCGTCGTCTTCGGACTCATCGGGTACTCGGCCGCTCCCGCGGACAGCGTCCAGTACTGGCTGCACACCATCCACGACACGTCCCGCGTCGGCGGGCTCTCCCTCGCGTCCAACCAGTCCGCGCGCGGTCTCCTGAGCCGGTTCGGCGTGGACGAGCGCGTGGAGCTGCTCTTGTGGGGCTCGGTGGTGCTCCTCGTGATCTTCCTGGTGGTACGGGGCGCGCGCAACGCGTTCGCCATGGGACAGGACGCACTGGCGATGCTCGTCGTCACCACCGCGGCGCTGCTGCTGTCCCCGGTCTCCTGGTCCCACCACTGGGTGTGGGCGGCCCCCGGTGTGGTCCTCGCACTCGCAATCCTGCGCGGACTCCTCCGCGTCGCCACCACGGGCGCGCTCGTCGTCGTCTTCGGCATCGGACCGCACTCCCTGCTGCCCGCGACCGGCAACCGTGAACTCCAGTGGTCGTGGTGGCAGCACCTGGTCGGCAACAGCTACCTGTGGGCCGCACTCGCCTTCCTCGCCGTGATGGCGTTCGCGACGGGCTCGACTCGCCAGGTCCCCGCCGCCCGCCGGGCCGGCGGTGCCATGGCGACCAAGTAG